In Corynebacterium ulcerans, one genomic interval encodes:
- a CDS encoding pyridoxal phosphate-dependent aminotransferase — protein MTHSPGVQRLNEFGQTIFATMSAKAAEFHAVNLGQGFPESDGPVAMLERAQQEIAKGNNQYAPARGIPRLRQAIASARERHFGVSYDPDTEVLVTVGATEAISATILGLVEPGEDVLVFEPYYDSYAASIALAGARRIAVPLIPDGRSWTLDIDAFTAAITPRTSMVIINSPHNPTGAVFSEQTLKAFASVCAEHDLLVLSDEVYEHYTFGNHSHVPIASLPGMLERTITVSSAAKTFNVTGWKTGWALAPAPLLDAVFKAKQFMSYVGATPFQPAIAYALDHEDAWIRSTVAETEAKGILLSDGLRQAGFNVYDTHGAFYVVADISSITDKNGNQFCLDLPQEKGVAAIPIEPFTDSSVGWSNAIRFAYCRERQEILTAIGCLKAPAC, from the coding sequence ATGACGCATAGTCCCGGTGTGCAGCGCCTAAACGAATTTGGCCAAACCATCTTTGCCACGATGAGTGCAAAGGCCGCAGAATTCCATGCAGTCAACCTTGGTCAAGGCTTTCCCGAAAGCGATGGCCCCGTAGCCATGCTCGAACGTGCTCAGCAAGAAATAGCTAAAGGCAACAACCAGTATGCGCCGGCTCGTGGGATTCCTCGTTTGCGCCAAGCCATTGCTAGCGCCCGAGAACGACACTTCGGTGTCTCCTACGATCCTGATACCGAAGTCCTTGTGACGGTGGGCGCAACCGAAGCGATTTCCGCCACGATATTGGGCCTGGTAGAACCCGGCGAAGACGTCCTCGTCTTTGAGCCCTATTATGACTCTTATGCTGCGTCCATCGCGCTCGCTGGGGCGCGTCGTATAGCTGTTCCACTCATTCCAGATGGACGCTCGTGGACGCTTGACATAGACGCTTTTACAGCTGCTATTACCCCTCGCACGTCCATGGTGATTATCAATTCACCTCATAACCCAACGGGCGCTGTTTTTAGTGAACAAACACTCAAGGCCTTCGCCTCGGTCTGTGCTGAGCATGATCTCCTCGTCCTCTCTGATGAAGTTTATGAACATTACACCTTTGGCAACCACTCTCATGTCCCGATAGCGAGCCTTCCAGGTATGCTCGAACGCACCATTACGGTCTCCTCCGCAGCTAAGACGTTCAACGTAACCGGCTGGAAAACTGGATGGGCGCTAGCCCCCGCGCCGCTACTCGACGCAGTATTCAAAGCAAAGCAATTCATGAGCTATGTCGGTGCCACCCCATTCCAGCCCGCTATCGCTTATGCGCTAGACCATGAAGACGCGTGGATCCGCAGCACCGTTGCAGAGACCGAAGCTAAAGGCATTCTGCTTTCCGACGGCCTGCGCCAAGCAGGATTCAACGTCTACGACACCCACGGCGCCTTCTACGTTGTCGCCGATATCTCCTCTATTACTGATAAAAACGGCAACCAATTCTGCCTCGATCTCCCCCAAGAGAAAGGCGTAGCAGCCATCCCAATAGAACCTTTTACAGACTCTTCCGTGGGCTGGAGCAACGCGATCCGCTTTGCATACTGCAGAGAGCGACAAGAGATCCTCACGGCGATTGGGTGTCTGAAAGCCCCTGCTTGTTAA
- a CDS encoding ABC transporter ATP-binding protein, with translation MIQLDHVAKNYNSEVSIGPVDLEIPQGGITAFIGPNGAGKSTLLTMIGRLLPIDAGQIAVAGYDVAATKSKDLAKIVSILRQENHFITRLTVRQLVGFGRFPYSKGKLTAQDEEIVSKYIDFLNLRPLENRYLDQLSGGQRQRAYVAMVLAQETDYVLLDEPLNNLDIAHSVEMMRHLRDIARDLGRTVIVVLHDINFAARYADYICAVKDGNVAHFGPVATAMDSEILTQIFNTPVRVIDGPDGPLACYH, from the coding sequence GTGATTCAGCTAGATCACGTAGCAAAGAACTACAACAGCGAAGTCTCCATTGGTCCTGTGGATCTTGAAATTCCTCAAGGCGGTATCACAGCTTTCATCGGTCCCAACGGGGCAGGGAAGTCCACACTTTTGACGATGATCGGAAGGCTTTTGCCTATCGACGCCGGCCAGATCGCCGTAGCCGGCTACGACGTTGCAGCTACCAAATCCAAGGATCTTGCAAAGATTGTCTCCATCCTGAGGCAAGAAAATCACTTCATCACCCGGCTTACAGTGCGCCAGCTTGTCGGCTTCGGGCGCTTTCCCTACTCAAAAGGAAAGCTAACTGCTCAGGATGAGGAGATCGTTTCTAAGTACATTGATTTTCTTAACCTGCGTCCTTTAGAAAATCGCTACCTTGACCAGCTCTCAGGTGGACAGCGCCAGCGCGCGTATGTGGCTATGGTGCTGGCGCAGGAAACCGACTATGTGCTTCTCGACGAACCCCTCAATAACTTGGACATCGCACATTCCGTGGAAATGATGCGCCACCTGCGCGATATCGCACGGGACCTAGGTCGAACAGTCATAGTGGTTCTCCATGACATCAACTTTGCAGCGCGTTATGCCGACTACATTTGTGCGGTTAAAGACGGAAACGTAGCTCATTTTGGTCCAGTAGCCACTGCGATGGACAGCGAGATACTGACCCAGATATTTAATACCCCTGTACGAGTCATTGACGGGCCTGATGGTCCATTGGCTTGTTATCACTAG
- a CDS encoding DNA repair helicase XPB, with protein sequence MAFGDGPLIVQSDKTVLLEIDHAQAGAARAALAPFAELERAPEHIHTYRITPLALWNARAAGHDAEGVVDVLEKFSRFPVPQALLIDVAETMSKYGRVRLHKHPAHGLILESAEPAILAELIRHKKIRPMLGAQIDEETIVVHPSERGRLKQELLKVGWPAEDLAGYVDGEAHPIALSQEHEHWELRDYQKMAADSFWEGGSGVVVLPCGAGKTMVGAASMAQAQATTLILVTNTVAGRQWRDELLRRTTLTPEEIGEYSGEKKEIRPVTIATYQVVTRKTKGEYRALELFDSRDWGLIIYDEVHLLPAPVFRMTSDLQSRRRLGLTATLVREDGREGDVFSLIGPKRYDAPWKDLEQRGFIATAECTEVRTTMTEEERMLYATAENQDRYRIAACAESKLRAVDTLLQRHQGLPTLIIGAYIDQLEELGTRFGVPVIEGKTSNKKREELFNKFRAGDITTLVVSKVANFSIDLPEAAVAIQVSGTFGSRQEEAQRLGRLLRPKSDGSEAHFYSVVSRDSLDSEYAAHRQRFLAEQGYAYRIIDAADLV encoded by the coding sequence GTGGCATTTGGTGACGGTCCGCTGATCGTTCAGTCGGATAAAACCGTTTTGTTAGAAATCGACCACGCCCAAGCCGGTGCAGCACGAGCTGCGCTAGCCCCCTTTGCGGAGTTGGAGCGAGCTCCTGAGCATATTCATACCTATCGGATCACTCCTTTAGCTTTATGGAACGCCCGTGCCGCAGGTCATGACGCAGAAGGCGTTGTCGATGTATTAGAAAAATTCTCGCGATTCCCCGTCCCGCAGGCTTTGCTTATCGACGTCGCCGAGACCATGTCTAAGTACGGTCGAGTACGGCTGCACAAGCATCCTGCGCATGGTCTTATTCTGGAATCGGCAGAACCGGCAATTCTCGCTGAGTTGATTCGCCATAAGAAGATCCGTCCCATGTTAGGTGCACAGATCGATGAAGAAACGATCGTTGTGCATCCTTCTGAGCGAGGTCGACTCAAACAAGAGCTGCTCAAAGTCGGCTGGCCGGCTGAAGATCTCGCAGGCTATGTGGATGGTGAGGCTCATCCGATTGCGTTGTCTCAGGAGCATGAGCACTGGGAGCTACGCGACTACCAAAAGATGGCTGCGGATTCTTTTTGGGAAGGAGGAAGCGGCGTAGTCGTGCTCCCTTGTGGGGCAGGAAAAACCATGGTGGGAGCCGCTTCCATGGCCCAAGCACAGGCCACTACTCTTATTTTGGTCACCAACACCGTAGCCGGACGACAATGGCGCGATGAGCTGCTACGGCGTACAACGCTAACACCAGAGGAAATCGGCGAATATTCCGGGGAGAAAAAGGAGATTCGACCGGTGACCATCGCAACATATCAAGTGGTCACGCGTAAAACCAAAGGGGAATACCGTGCCCTTGAACTCTTTGATTCTCGTGACTGGGGACTCATTATCTACGATGAAGTCCACCTTCTTCCGGCACCAGTCTTCCGAATGACTTCCGATCTCCAATCACGCAGACGCTTAGGTCTTACTGCGACCCTTGTCCGAGAGGACGGTCGAGAAGGCGATGTATTTAGCTTGATTGGGCCAAAGCGTTACGACGCCCCGTGGAAAGACTTAGAACAACGTGGGTTTATCGCCACCGCAGAGTGTACTGAAGTCCGCACGACCATGACAGAAGAAGAGCGCATGCTCTATGCCACGGCGGAAAACCAAGATCGCTATCGCATTGCTGCCTGCGCGGAGTCCAAGCTTCGCGCCGTCGATACGCTCCTGCAACGCCATCAAGGCTTGCCGACGCTCATCATCGGCGCTTACATCGACCAATTAGAAGAACTCGGGACACGTTTTGGTGTTCCTGTGATTGAGGGGAAGACAAGCAATAAAAAGCGTGAAGAGTTATTTAACAAATTCCGCGCTGGTGACATCACCACTCTCGTAGTGAGCAAAGTAGCTAACTTCTCTATCGACTTACCGGAAGCCGCAGTAGCCATCCAGGTGTCCGGCACTTTCGGTTCACGGCAGGAGGAGGCGCAGCGGCTAGGAAGGCTGTTACGCCCAAAGTCCGATGGTTCAGAGGCTCACTTCTATAGCGTTGTGAGCCGCGACAGCCTGGATAGTGAGTATGCAGCACACAGACAACGATTCCTAGCCGAACAAGGCTATGCATACCGGATCATCGATGCAGCCGACCTCGTCTAG
- a CDS encoding siderophore ABC transporter substrate-binding protein yields MVSRFTKFAAVFTAAGLALSACSDSGTKDSATSAQSSANTVTVQDNYGTVEIKTPVERVVATDNRTFQVLDQWGVTPVAVPKPIAPSTVPNFLNNDQIVDLGTHREPNLEAMVATDPDLIISGQRFSQHYKEMKKLNPGVPIVDFEPRDGEAFDAELKRQVTEMGVIFNKEGEAKKLVKDFEDAVARAKKAYNGSDKVMAVNVSGGAIGYIAPHVGRVYGPVFDLLGLKPALQIEGASSNHKGDDISVEAIADSNPDWILVLDRDGAIMADDAKYTPAKDVIAKNQALAGVAAVKNQKVLVAPQDTYRNESIITYTKIFNSIADAFEQGK; encoded by the coding sequence ATGGTTTCCAGATTTACTAAGTTCGCTGCGGTTTTTACAGCGGCTGGCCTTGCATTGAGCGCTTGTAGCGATTCCGGTACTAAAGACAGCGCTACTAGCGCGCAGTCGAGTGCAAATACCGTGACCGTTCAGGACAACTACGGAACAGTCGAGATTAAAACTCCCGTTGAGCGGGTTGTTGCTACGGATAACCGCACGTTCCAAGTTTTGGATCAGTGGGGCGTAACTCCTGTTGCCGTGCCTAAGCCGATCGCCCCGTCGACCGTGCCTAACTTCCTTAACAACGATCAGATTGTGGATCTGGGAACTCACCGTGAGCCCAATCTTGAGGCAATGGTGGCTACCGACCCGGACCTGATCATCTCCGGCCAGCGCTTTTCCCAGCACTACAAAGAGATGAAGAAGCTTAACCCCGGTGTCCCTATCGTGGACTTTGAACCTCGCGACGGCGAAGCCTTTGACGCAGAACTTAAGCGCCAAGTGACGGAAATGGGCGTTATCTTTAACAAAGAAGGCGAAGCCAAGAAGCTTGTGAAAGACTTCGAGGATGCCGTTGCTCGGGCAAAGAAGGCTTACAACGGATCTGACAAAGTCATGGCTGTGAACGTATCCGGTGGCGCAATCGGCTACATCGCACCGCATGTTGGTCGTGTGTATGGTCCCGTTTTTGATCTGTTGGGTCTCAAGCCTGCGCTACAGATTGAGGGTGCCTCCTCAAACCACAAGGGTGATGATATTTCTGTCGAGGCAATCGCGGACTCGAATCCTGACTGGATTCTTGTTCTCGACCGCGATGGAGCAATCATGGCTGATGACGCAAAGTACACCCCTGCTAAAGACGTGATCGCTAAGAACCAGGCGCTGGCAGGAGTCGCTGCGGTAAAGAACCAAAAAGTACTTGTTGCTCCGCAGGACACCTACCGCAATGAGTCGATCATCACTTACACGAAGATCTTCAATTCGATTGCCGACGCTTTCGAACAGGGTAAATAA
- a CDS encoding iron chelate uptake ABC transporter family permease subunit yields the protein MARGLSQKVRAHDPQDLTNNRRSGAFQTRREQRRYWIILSIVVFAGLSCAFGLLVYKNPMPFGTQRFWLIAERRTNAIIAMAVVAFCQSLATVAFQTVTNNRIITPSIMGFESLYRVIHTSTVFFFGSVGLMQSRTVPMFLLQLALMIGLSMVLYAWLLTGKNSNMHALLLIGIIIGAGLGSLATFMQRLLTPSEFDVLTARLFGSISNADPVYFPIAIPLVLVAGGALLVMARQLNLLQLGREVAINAGMNHKVLSVLTLVLVSVLMATSTALVGPMTFLGFLVATLAYQCANTFDHRYVFPMAWALGFVILTSAYFVMNHIFYAQGVVSIIIELVGGIIFLIVILKKGRL from the coding sequence GTGGCTAGGGGACTATCTCAAAAAGTAAGAGCGCACGATCCCCAGGATTTGACTAATAATCGGCGATCCGGAGCGTTTCAGACGCGTCGGGAGCAACGGCGATATTGGATAATTCTTTCCATCGTTGTTTTTGCCGGTTTGTCCTGCGCTTTTGGTCTTTTGGTATACAAAAATCCGATGCCTTTTGGCACACAGCGTTTTTGGCTCATCGCAGAACGACGAACAAATGCCATCATTGCGATGGCCGTAGTGGCTTTTTGTCAGTCATTGGCCACGGTGGCGTTTCAAACGGTGACAAATAATAGAATTATTACACCGTCAATTATGGGATTTGAGTCGCTGTATCGTGTGATTCATACGTCGACAGTGTTTTTCTTTGGCTCTGTGGGACTTATGCAGTCGCGTACTGTGCCAATGTTCCTTCTGCAACTTGCGCTGATGATTGGTCTGTCGATGGTGCTTTACGCATGGTTGCTCACCGGCAAGAACTCTAATATGCATGCGCTGCTGCTCATCGGAATTATTATCGGCGCTGGTCTAGGTAGCCTCGCTACGTTTATGCAACGATTGCTTACCCCGAGCGAATTCGACGTGTTAACCGCACGGCTTTTCGGGTCAATCAGCAATGCAGACCCCGTGTATTTCCCGATCGCCATACCTTTGGTCCTCGTGGCTGGTGGGGCGCTTCTTGTGATGGCAAGACAGCTCAATCTGCTGCAGCTGGGACGTGAAGTAGCAATCAACGCCGGAATGAATCACAAAGTGCTATCAGTGCTCACTTTGGTACTGGTATCTGTGCTGATGGCTACCTCGACCGCGCTGGTTGGGCCTATGACATTCCTGGGTTTCTTGGTAGCTACGTTGGCGTATCAATGTGCGAATACTTTTGACCACAGGTACGTCTTTCCTATGGCATGGGCGTTGGGATTTGTGATTCTGACGTCTGCATATTTTGTGATGAACCATATTTTCTACGCCCAAGGTGTGGTCTCTATCATCATTGAACTAGTGGGCGGAATTATTTTCCTTATCGTCATTCTGAAAAAGGGGCGTCTGTGA
- a CDS encoding DUF3239 domain-containing protein, producing MQKFSFPIDSDYAKKNNELLKDTKRLQLSAGLFGLIQLVIGIALLLALGGTFGGIVFAIFAIMALISFAMITVIPKKVGTAESLYQNYPLAAGMIAEVNPRDFVVMALVNANVDDQAPPTWALATRNITNLEGVERTVGQRVPVVAVAGQRSVHSQGTWDQISPMPIGWATTDPTVIERAVEEIPDEQWNTLHKNLTRLDDVKETKFDLLVID from the coding sequence ATGCAAAAGTTTTCTTTCCCTATCGACTCCGATTACGCCAAAAAGAATAATGAGTTGTTAAAGGACACCAAACGCTTACAGCTTTCAGCTGGCCTTTTTGGACTCATACAGCTCGTCATAGGTATCGCCTTGCTCTTGGCCCTAGGAGGGACTTTTGGCGGGATAGTCTTTGCAATTTTTGCGATCATGGCCCTGATTAGCTTTGCGATGATAACCGTGATTCCTAAAAAAGTGGGAACTGCAGAAAGCCTCTACCAGAACTATCCTTTAGCAGCAGGAATGATCGCAGAGGTTAATCCCCGCGATTTTGTTGTCATGGCATTAGTCAATGCAAATGTTGATGATCAGGCTCCTCCCACGTGGGCTCTGGCTACCCGCAACATCACCAATCTTGAAGGCGTAGAGCGCACCGTGGGCCAACGCGTCCCGGTGGTCGCTGTTGCAGGACAACGCTCTGTACACAGCCAAGGCACCTGGGATCAGATTTCTCCCATGCCCATCGGGTGGGCTACCACTGATCCCACCGTTATTGAACGCGCCGTGGAGGAAATTCCTGATGAGCAGTGGAACACATTGCACAAAAACCTCACCCGGTTGGACGACGTTAAAGAAACCAAATTTGATCTGCTGGTGATCGACTAA